Proteins from a single region of Herpetosiphonaceae bacterium:
- a CDS encoding CAP domain-containing protein — protein MTVRPRVQLSILALAAMMLILSVLFIAPAASASPDLNRVIVLTNEHRRAAGCGNLLWNPALGAAAQRHADDMAASNYFSHNSRNGRSFATRIRQAGYRYRLAAENIAAGQQSPEEVVATWMASPGHRANILNCRLRHIGIGFGANGGSAYGTYWVQDFGTAR, from the coding sequence ATGACAGTCCGACCACGTGTTCAACTGTCTATACTGGCCCTGGCCGCCATGATGCTGATATTATCCGTCCTATTTATCGCGCCTGCTGCCTCAGCATCCCCTGATCTCAACCGTGTGATTGTGCTGACCAACGAACATCGTCGCGCCGCCGGATGCGGCAACCTGCTGTGGAATCCCGCGCTCGGCGCGGCAGCACAGCGCCACGCGGACGACATGGCTGCCAGCAACTACTTCAGCCACAACAGCCGCAACGGCAGGAGCTTTGCAACGCGCATCCGCCAGGCCGGGTATCGCTATCGGTTGGCCGCCGAGAACATCGCCGCCGGGCAGCAGAGCCCGGAAGAAGTGGTTGCTACGTGGATGGCTAGCCCAGGCCATCGCGCCAACATCCTGAACTGCCGCCTGCGCCACATCGGCATCGGCTTCGGAGCAAACGGCGGGAGCGCCTACGGCACCTACTGGGTCCAGGATTTCGGTACTGCACGCTAA
- a CDS encoding SH3 domain-containing protein, with translation MPQQQQQRSEMWWRGYNDALAGDPPNESYYHYYYDYKLAYDKTRREQRRTRRQRTLTNFGRQTLRAWPLVLIALGLLGYSGWLLYQPDRPSASEAAAVPTRTPRPTPRPTLTPIPPTPEPVLRAEGFAVITGTDGAPLRARSEPGTSAQIQTRFREGQNVRVLEGPQSADGMEWWRVEADGTSGWAAAPFLKPIEEPKP, from the coding sequence ATGCCGCAGCAGCAGCAACAGCGCAGTGAGATGTGGTGGCGCGGCTATAACGACGCGCTTGCCGGTGATCCACCTAATGAAAGCTATTACCACTACTACTATGATTATAAACTGGCCTACGATAAAACGCGCCGCGAGCAGCGCCGCACGCGCCGCCAGCGCACGCTCACGAACTTTGGGCGTCAGACTCTCCGCGCCTGGCCGCTGGTCCTGATCGCGCTGGGATTGCTCGGCTACAGCGGATGGTTGCTCTACCAGCCCGATCGACCGTCTGCCAGCGAGGCCGCCGCCGTGCCGACACGCACGCCGCGCCCGACGCCCCGCCCAACCCTCACCCCGATCCCGCCGACGCCGGAGCCGGTGCTGCGGGCCGAAGGATTTGCGGTGATCACCGGCACCGATGGCGCGCCGCTGCGCGCGCGGAGCGAGCCCGGCACCAGCGCCCAGATTCAAACGCGCTTCCGCGAAGGCCAGAATGTGCGCGTGCTGGAGGGGCCGCAGAGCGCCGACGGTATGGAGTGGTGGCGCGTCGAGGCCGACGGCACAAGCGGCTGGGCTGCCGCTCCCTTCCTCAAGCCGATCGAGGAGCCGAAGCCTTAA
- a CDS encoding response regulator transcription factor, with protein MTHIRILLADDHAMLRDGVRMVLESHPGFEVVGTADNGRDAVRLVEELRPDIAVLDVAMPEVNGLDATRAIRECYPETEVVVLSMHEGEEYLREALRAGAAGYVLKRAAAKELVGAIHAVRRGESYLDPALTRTLISDYVRQVERSDETPDSLTDRELEVLTLVAEGMTNRQIALKLNISIKTVQTHRANLMDKLNLHDRTELVRYAIRRGLIEA; from the coding sequence ATGACACATATACGTATTTTGCTTGCCGACGATCATGCGATGCTGCGGGATGGCGTGCGCATGGTGCTCGAATCGCATCCCGGCTTTGAGGTTGTCGGCACCGCCGACAATGGCCGCGACGCAGTGCGGCTGGTCGAGGAGCTGCGGCCAGATATTGCGGTGCTCGATGTGGCGATGCCGGAGGTCAACGGCCTCGACGCGACACGGGCGATTCGTGAGTGCTACCCCGAAACCGAGGTGGTCGTACTGTCGATGCATGAGGGCGAGGAGTATCTGCGCGAGGCGCTACGGGCCGGGGCCGCTGGCTATGTGCTGAAGCGCGCCGCCGCCAAAGAGCTGGTCGGGGCGATCCATGCCGTGCGGCGGGGCGAGTCCTACCTCGATCCGGCGCTGACCCGCACGCTGATCAGCGACTATGTGCGACAGGTCGAGCGCAGCGATGAAACGCCCGACTCGCTCACCGACCGCGAGCTGGAGGTGCTGACGCTCGTCGCCGAGGGCATGACTAACCGGCAGATCGCGCTGAAGCTCAACATTAGTATCAAAACCGTGCAGACGCACCGGGCAAACCTGATGGATAAGCTCAATCTGCATGATCGGACCGAGCTGGTGCGCTACGCCATCCGCCGGGGATTGATCGAGGCTTAA